Proteins co-encoded in one Saccharopolyspora antimicrobica genomic window:
- a CDS encoding lysophospholipid acyltransferase family protein codes for MNDQTLPEGASHRMHRFGRWISRRIVRLPFRVRVHRADRVPRTGPLVMVANHSSLLDGPLLLGMLPRPAVFLIKQEMFKGALGWFLRRIGQIGVRRGEADRTPLLTAVRVLKAGGLVGVFPEGTRGSGDVESAQHGAAWLARASGAQVLPVAVRGTRRPEGRGRRLLPRIDVLFGEPIALPAGKGRTGLVVATEAVRTELVELIAELDRLVADHREDDVRGKRA; via the coding sequence ATGAACGACCAGACACTGCCCGAAGGCGCGTCGCACCGGATGCACCGGTTCGGCCGGTGGATCTCGCGCCGGATCGTGCGGCTGCCGTTCCGGGTCCGCGTGCACCGGGCCGACCGCGTCCCGCGCACCGGGCCGCTGGTGATGGTGGCCAACCACAGCTCGCTGCTGGACGGGCCGCTGCTGCTCGGAATGCTGCCGCGCCCGGCGGTGTTCCTGATCAAGCAGGAGATGTTCAAGGGCGCGCTGGGCTGGTTCCTGCGCCGAATCGGGCAGATCGGGGTGCGGCGCGGCGAGGCCGACCGCACGCCGCTGCTGACCGCGGTGCGGGTGCTCAAGGCGGGCGGGCTGGTCGGCGTCTTCCCCGAGGGCACCCGCGGGTCCGGCGACGTGGAGAGCGCGCAGCACGGTGCGGCCTGGTTGGCGCGGGCGTCCGGCGCTCAGGTGCTGCCGGTCGCGGTCCGGGGCACCCGACGTCCGGAAGGCCGGGGCCGTAGGCTTCTGCCCAGGATCGACGTGCTGTTCGGCGAGCCGATCGCGCTGCCCGCGGGCAAGGGCCGCACCGGCCTGGTCGTGGCGACCGAAGCGGTGCGCACCGAACTGGTCGAGCTGATCGCCGAACTGGACCGGCTGGTCGCCGACCACCGCGAAGACGATGTGAGAGGGAAACGAGCGTGA
- the cmk gene encoding (d)CMP kinase, with the protein MAHARLRGVVALDGPSGTGKSTVSRKLAAALGATYLDTGAMYRAVTLAVLRAQVEPSDEVEVVRVVRAAELTMGTDPERPGVLLDGQDVGQEIRGPEVTRAVSAVSAVAEVRDQLVALQRELIGRALREPGGIVVEGRDIGTVVVPDAGLKVYLTASSTARAERRTAQDVSEGRAGDLDRTHADVQRRDALDSGRKVAPLRKADDALELDTTDLDVAGVLEQLHKHVESRGLLTDGSPGA; encoded by the coding sequence GTGGCACACGCCAGGCTCCGCGGTGTGGTGGCCCTCGACGGTCCGTCGGGCACCGGCAAGTCGACGGTGTCCCGCAAGTTGGCCGCGGCACTGGGCGCGACCTACCTCGACACCGGCGCGATGTACCGCGCCGTGACGCTGGCAGTGCTGCGCGCGCAGGTCGAGCCCTCGGACGAGGTCGAGGTCGTGCGCGTGGTGCGCGCGGCGGAGCTGACCATGGGCACCGACCCGGAGCGGCCCGGGGTGCTGCTCGACGGCCAGGACGTCGGGCAGGAGATCCGCGGCCCGGAGGTCACCCGCGCGGTCTCGGCGGTGTCGGCGGTGGCCGAGGTGCGCGACCAGCTGGTCGCGCTGCAGCGGGAGCTGATCGGCCGCGCTCTGCGCGAACCCGGCGGCATCGTGGTCGAGGGCCGCGACATCGGCACCGTCGTGGTGCCCGACGCCGGTTTGAAGGTCTACCTGACGGCGTCCTCGACGGCCCGCGCCGAGCGGCGCACCGCCCAGGACGTCTCCGAGGGCCGGGCCGGGGATCTGGACCGCACGCACGCCGACGTGCAGCGCCGGGACGCGCTGGACTCCGGGCGCAAGGTCGCGCCGCTGCGCAAGGCCGACGACGCGCTGGAGCTGGACACCACCGACCTGGACGTGGCCGGTGTGCTCGAACAGCTGCACAAGCACGTCGAGAGCCGCGGCCTGCTCACCGACGGGAGTCCGGGCGCATGA
- a CDS encoding cation:proton antiporter regulatory subunit, protein MDVTVTPLPGLGTRQDFTTRSGHRIGVITYRDGRFELIVSDHEDPDKVAASVDLTTAETSALANLLGAPQLVAKLTEQQREVTGVTTWQLPLPPGSPYDGRTLGDTEMRTRTSVSIVAVVRDGTVHASPRPDFEFAGGDLVVVVGTSTGLRAASEILEKG, encoded by the coding sequence GTGGATGTAACAGTGACCCCGCTCCCGGGCCTGGGCACGCGGCAGGACTTCACCACCCGATCCGGCCACCGCATCGGCGTGATCACCTACCGGGACGGCCGGTTCGAGCTGATCGTCTCCGACCACGAGGACCCGGACAAGGTCGCCGCCTCCGTCGACCTGACCACCGCCGAGACCAGCGCGCTGGCCAACCTGCTGGGCGCCCCGCAGCTGGTCGCGAAGCTCACCGAGCAGCAGCGCGAGGTCACCGGGGTCACCACCTGGCAGCTGCCGCTCCCGCCGGGGTCGCCCTACGACGGCCGCACCCTCGGCGACACCGAGATGCGCACCCGCACCTCGGTGTCGATCGTCGCGGTGGTCCGCGACGGCACCGTGCACGCCTCGCCCCGCCCGGACTTCGAGTTCGCCGGCGGCGACCTGGTGGTCGTCGTGGGCACCAGCACGGGGCTGCGCGCCGCCAGTGAAATCCTGGAGAAGGGCTGA
- a CDS encoding cation:proton antiporter codes for MHDTAISLIELGAVFFGLGVLGRLAWKIGISPIPLYLLGGLAFGTGGLVPLHGIEAFTHLASEIGVVLLLLLLGLEYSAGELVTGLRRSWLAGLIDIALNAVPGAVVALMLGWGPIGALTMAGVTYISSSGIVAKVLGDLGRLGNRETPVILSILVFEDLAMAVYLPILTALLAGVSFLGGLTAVGVSLVVITLVLVIALKFGKYVSALIDSPDPEVFLLRLLGSALLVAGIASELQVSAAVGSFLLGIAISGSTAANATRMLEPLRDLFAALFFVVFGLNTDPSQIPPVLPVALALALITAATKIVTGWLASQMQGVGRMGRARAGAALVARGEFSIVIAGLAVASGAVSGELAALATAYVLLMAILGPVAARVVEPVARLFVRRTAPKA; via the coding sequence GTGCACGACACGGCGATCTCGTTGATCGAGCTCGGCGCGGTTTTCTTCGGTCTCGGCGTGCTGGGCAGGCTCGCCTGGAAGATCGGGATATCCCCGATCCCCCTGTACCTGCTGGGCGGGCTGGCGTTCGGCACCGGTGGGCTGGTCCCGCTGCACGGCATCGAAGCGTTCACGCACCTGGCCTCCGAGATCGGCGTGGTCCTCCTGCTGCTCCTGCTGGGGCTGGAGTACTCCGCGGGCGAGCTGGTCACCGGGCTGCGCCGCTCGTGGTTAGCCGGCCTGATCGACATCGCGCTCAACGCGGTGCCGGGCGCCGTGGTCGCGCTGATGCTGGGCTGGGGCCCGATCGGTGCGCTGACCATGGCGGGCGTCACCTACATCTCCTCCTCCGGCATCGTCGCGAAGGTCCTCGGGGACCTGGGTCGACTGGGCAACCGGGAAACCCCGGTGATCCTGTCGATCCTGGTCTTCGAGGACCTCGCGATGGCCGTCTACCTGCCGATCCTCACCGCGCTGCTGGCCGGCGTCAGCTTCCTCGGCGGGCTCACCGCCGTCGGGGTGTCGCTGGTGGTGATCACCCTGGTGCTGGTCATCGCGCTGAAGTTCGGCAAGTACGTCTCGGCGCTGATCGACAGCCCGGACCCGGAGGTCTTCCTGCTGCGGCTGCTCGGCTCGGCGCTGCTGGTCGCGGGCATCGCCTCGGAGCTGCAGGTCTCGGCCGCGGTCGGCTCGTTCCTGCTGGGCATCGCGATCTCCGGTTCGACCGCGGCGAACGCGACCCGGATGCTGGAGCCGCTGCGCGACCTGTTCGCCGCGCTGTTCTTCGTGGTGTTCGGGCTGAACACCGACCCGTCGCAGATCCCGCCGGTGCTGCCGGTGGCGCTGGCACTGGCGCTGATCACCGCGGCGACCAAGATCGTCACCGGCTGGCTGGCCTCGCAGATGCAGGGCGTGGGCCGGATGGGCCGCGCGCGGGCCGGTGCCGCCCTGGTGGCGCGCGGCGAGTTCTCCATCGTGATCGCCGGGCTGGCGGTGGCCTCGGGCGCGGTGTCCGGTGAACTGGCCGCGCTGGCCACCGCCTACGTGCTGCTGATGGCGATCCTCGGCCCGGTCGCGGCGCGCGTGGTCGAGCCGGTGGCCCGGCTGTTCGTCCGCCGCACCGCGCCCAAGGCCTAG